A single region of the Streptomyces diastaticus subsp. diastaticus genome encodes:
- a CDS encoding Yip1 family protein — MAGFRTGRGRDNRTDGPHGQPRQQPYGQQAPYGGAPTPPGGGYQGGPPPQWPQAHGQGEPEYFGDPGHGGHQPYPPQQPHPQGGYGYPAQDPYAGHPGPDPYARRPQAPHDPYAAQNNAGHTQAFSIDEQYHHGGPPEGEVYAAPSGPRLPWKELLRGLVLRPGPTFLRTRDHQVWGPALTVTLLYGLLAIFGFDGARDDVINATLSTAIPYVLTTAVAFTLSAFILGTVTHTLARQLGGAGSWQPTVGLSMLIMTLTDVPRLLPAVFMGGDASVVQIIGWLTWLAAGALFTSMVAKSHDLPWPKALAASAIQLLALLSLIKLGTF; from the coding sequence GTGGCTGGATTCAGGACCGGACGCGGCCGGGACAACCGCACCGACGGACCGCACGGACAACCGCGGCAGCAGCCGTACGGGCAGCAAGCCCCGTACGGTGGCGCGCCGACCCCGCCCGGCGGCGGCTACCAGGGGGGACCGCCCCCGCAGTGGCCGCAGGCCCACGGCCAGGGCGAGCCGGAGTACTTCGGCGACCCGGGCCACGGCGGCCACCAGCCCTACCCTCCGCAGCAGCCCCATCCGCAGGGCGGTTACGGCTACCCGGCCCAGGACCCGTACGCGGGCCACCCCGGCCCCGACCCGTACGCCCGGCGCCCCCAGGCCCCGCACGACCCGTACGCGGCGCAGAACAACGCGGGCCACACCCAGGCCTTCTCCATCGACGAGCAGTACCACCACGGCGGCCCGCCCGAGGGCGAGGTCTACGCCGCCCCCAGCGGCCCCCGCCTGCCCTGGAAGGAGCTGCTGCGCGGGCTGGTCCTGCGCCCCGGCCCCACCTTCCTGCGGACGCGCGACCACCAGGTGTGGGGCCCCGCCCTCACCGTCACGCTCCTGTACGGCCTGCTCGCCATCTTCGGCTTCGACGGCGCCCGTGACGACGTCATCAACGCCACCCTCTCCACGGCGATCCCGTACGTCCTGACCACCGCCGTGGCGTTCACCCTGAGCGCCTTCATCCTCGGTACCGTCACCCACACCCTCGCCCGCCAGCTCGGCGGGGCCGGCTCCTGGCAGCCGACGGTGGGCCTGTCGATGCTGATCATGACTCTGACCGACGTGCCGCGCCTGCTGCCCGCCGTCTTCATGGGCGGTGACGCCTCAGTCGTCCAGATCATCGGCTGGCTCACCTGGCTCGCCGCCGGCGCCCTGTTCACCTCGATGGTCGCCAAGTCCCACGACCTGCCCTGGCCCAAGGCGCTCGCCGCCTCCGCGATCCAGCTCCTGGCTCTGCTGTCGCTGATCAAGCTCGGCACCTTCTGA
- a CDS encoding phosphoribosyltransferase, whose protein sequence is MSDVRENLTYETFGTAIRELAQTIADDGYEPDVVLSIARGGVFVAGGLAYALDCKNIHLVNVEFYTGVGETLEMPVMLAPVPNAIDFTDKKVLIADDVADTGKTLKLVHDFCVGEVAEVRSAVIYEKSQSLVKCEYVWKRTEEWINFPWSVLPPVVKREGQVLDA, encoded by the coding sequence ATGAGCGACGTTCGCGAGAACCTCACGTACGAGACCTTCGGCACGGCCATCCGTGAGCTGGCCCAGACCATCGCCGACGACGGCTACGAGCCGGACGTCGTGCTGTCCATCGCGCGCGGCGGGGTCTTCGTCGCGGGCGGCCTGGCGTACGCGCTGGACTGCAAGAACATCCACCTGGTGAACGTGGAGTTCTACACCGGGGTGGGCGAGACGCTGGAGATGCCGGTCATGCTGGCGCCGGTGCCGAACGCGATCGACTTCACCGACAAGAAGGTCCTCATCGCGGACGACGTCGCCGACACCGGCAAGACGCTGAAGCTGGTGCACGACTTCTGCGTCGGCGAGGTCGCCGAGGTGCGCTCCGCCGTGATCTACGAGAAGTCGCAGTCGCTGGTGAAGTGCGAGTACGTGTGGAAGCGGACCGAGGAGTGGATCAACTTCCCGTGGAGCGTCCTGCCTCCCGTGGTGAAGCGCGAGGGCCAGGTGCTCGACGCCTGA
- the dcd gene encoding dCTP deaminase — translation MLLSDNDIRAEIDAGRVRIDPYEPEMVQPSSIDVRLDRFFRVFENHLYPHIDPSVEQDGLTRTVEPPGDEPFILHPGEFVLASTYEVISLPDDLASRLEGKSSLGRLGLVTHSTAGFIDPGFSGHVTLELSNLATLPIKLWPGMKIGQLCMFRLSSPSEFPYGSERYGSRYQGQRGPTASRSYLNFHRTQV, via the coding sequence GTGCTTCTCTCAGACAATGACATCCGGGCCGAGATCGACGCCGGGCGGGTACGGATCGATCCGTACGAGCCCGAGATGGTGCAGCCGTCGAGTATCGACGTGCGTCTCGACCGGTTCTTCCGGGTGTTCGAGAACCACCTGTACCCCCACATCGACCCCTCCGTGGAGCAGGACGGGCTGACGCGGACGGTGGAGCCCCCGGGCGACGAGCCGTTCATCCTGCACCCGGGGGAGTTCGTGCTCGCCTCGACGTACGAGGTGATCTCGCTCCCCGACGACCTGGCCTCGCGGCTGGAGGGGAAGAGTTCGCTCGGGCGGCTGGGTCTGGTGACGCACTCCACCGCGGGCTTCATCGACCCGGGCTTCTCCGGGCACGTGACGCTGGAGCTGTCGAATCTGGCGACGCTGCCCATCAAGCTCTGGCCGGGGATGAAGATCGGGCAACTCTGCATGTTCCGGCTCTCCTCGCCCTCCGAGTTCCCGTACGGCTCGGAGCGGTACGGGTCCCGTTACCAGGGGCAGCGCGGGCCGACCGCCTCGCGTTCCTATCTCAACTTCCATCGGACGCAGGTGTGA
- a CDS encoding MFS transporter: protein MPLALLALAVVAFGIGTTEFVSMGLLPQIADGVGVSVPQAGNLVSAYALGVVVGAPLLTGLGAKIPHKRLLLLLAGLFVVGNVASAVAPGFGTLFAARVLAGLPHGALFGVGAVVASRLVAPERAARAVSTMFLGLTVANIVGVPAGTALGQQFGWRSAYLAVAVIGLVALASLARLVPHQPRAEGAGIRHELKAMGNRHIAIGLATAVVGFGGCFAVYSYLVPMLTEVTGMASSSTTLVLALYGVGMTLGTLLAGPMTDRALRPTLYGGLAVMAVVLFAFYFAVQHTVTALVCVLLIGAMGSFITTPVQMLLMAKAEQAPTMAAASNHSAFNLANAGGAWLGGLVISAGWGWASPALVGASLAAVGLGLAVVGGVMDGGRGPKERGERSTVVAGAGADAGSAPGVGAQVAEAERAG, encoded by the coding sequence ATGCCCTTGGCCCTGCTCGCGCTCGCCGTCGTCGCCTTCGGGATAGGCACGACCGAGTTCGTCTCGATGGGTCTGCTGCCGCAGATCGCCGACGGGGTCGGGGTGTCCGTGCCGCAGGCGGGCAACCTCGTCTCCGCGTACGCGCTCGGGGTGGTCGTGGGAGCACCGCTGCTCACGGGGCTCGGGGCGAAGATCCCGCACAAGAGGCTGTTGCTGCTGCTGGCGGGGTTGTTCGTGGTCGGGAACGTCGCCTCCGCGGTGGCGCCCGGGTTCGGGACGCTGTTCGCGGCGCGGGTGCTGGCGGGGTTGCCGCACGGGGCGCTGTTCGGGGTCGGGGCCGTGGTCGCCTCGCGGCTGGTCGCGCCGGAGCGGGCCGCGCGGGCGGTGTCGACGATGTTCCTCGGCCTGACGGTGGCCAACATCGTCGGGGTGCCCGCCGGGACCGCGCTGGGGCAGCAGTTCGGGTGGCGTTCGGCGTACCTCGCGGTCGCCGTGATCGGCCTCGTCGCGCTGGCGTCCCTGGCCCGGCTCGTCCCGCACCAGCCGCGTGCCGAGGGCGCCGGCATCCGGCACGAGCTGAAGGCGATGGGCAACCGGCACATCGCGATCGGCCTGGCCACCGCCGTCGTCGGCTTCGGCGGCTGCTTCGCCGTCTACAGCTACCTGGTGCCGATGCTCACGGAGGTCACCGGCATGGCGTCCTCGTCGACGACGCTGGTCCTGGCGCTCTACGGCGTGGGCATGACACTGGGCACGCTGCTCGCCGGGCCGATGACCGACCGGGCGCTGCGCCCGACGCTGTACGGCGGGCTGGCGGTCATGGCGGTCGTGCTGTTCGCCTTCTACTTCGCGGTGCAGCACACCGTGACCGCTCTGGTCTGCGTGCTGCTGATCGGCGCCATGGGCTCCTTCATCACCACCCCGGTCCAGATGCTGCTCATGGCCAAGGCCGAACAGGCCCCGACCATGGCGGCCGCCTCCAACCACTCCGCCTTCAACCTCGCCAACGCGGGCGGCGCCTGGCTCGGCGGCCTGGTCATCTCCGCGGGCTGGGGCTGGGCCTCGCCCGCGCTGGTCGGGGCCTCGCTGGCGGCTGTGGGGCTGGGGCTGGCCGTCGTCGGCGGAGTGATGGACGGGGGGCGCGGCCCCAAGGAGCGCGGTGAGCGGTCGACGGTGGTGGCGGGGGCCGGCGCCGATGCCGGTTCCGCCCCCGGCGTCGGCGCCCAGGTGGCCGAAGCCGAGCGGGCGGGGTAG